In Carassius carassius chromosome 14, fCarCar2.1, whole genome shotgun sequence, the genomic stretch CAGGCTGCTGAGAGAGACAGTTTTGGGCATTGCATGTCAGATGGATGACCAGGAAGCTCTCAACCAAGCCTATGACATTTTCAATAAATGGATCGATGGAACAATTAGGTAATTACATTCATACATAAATACCTCCAGCGGTCCAATCAGAATGTGTGTATTGAAGAGGCTCTTTATCTGATTGGGGAGCAGCAGTGTGGATGTCAATTTACGGTTGCTGGTGTACCGATACGGGATGAAGAAGTCAGGATCAGTGCAGAGCTGGGAAATCATGTTCCGCAAGTATATCTCTGCCACTCTTGCCCAGGAGAAAGACAAGCTGCTCTACGGCCTGGCTTCAGTAGAAGATAACACTCTCCTTCATAGGTAAACTCCCTCTTCCCTGACCTCTTTGTAGATATAAACTAGCACTCGATTATTCCTTTATTCAAATGTCTTGCTTTTGTAACAGGTTACTTGAAGCTGCTAAAAATGAAAGCATTGTGAGGAGTCAAGATGTTTTTACTTTAGTGCAGTATGTATCTCGAAACCCACTTGGCAAAACCATGGCCTGGGACTGGGTCACGCTCAACTGGGATTACCTAGTGAACAGGTTAGTTCATCTAACAGTTGAAGAAAATCAGCCTTCCCTTTGAGAATGTCATAACGGGATATAtgatgtcatgtctgttttagaTACACCATTAATGACAGAAACTTGGGCCGCCTCCCCTCCAGAATTACTAGTACATTCAACACTGATCTGCAGCTGTGGAAGGTGAGAAACAAAGGCTGTGCTCAGAACTTACTACTTGGTTTTGCCTTTGTAATATTCCTTTTTACAATGTTTTCACTTTAACATAAGTTGGTCTCTTTTTAGATGGAGCACTTTTTTGCACTTCATCCGAATGCAGGAGCAGGTGAGATGCCCAGAAAGCAGGCATTAGAGACTGTGAAGAACAACATTGAATGGATGAATCGGAACATGAATGAGATCCGAGTCTGGCTGGATAACAATGTGGAGCAGGAGAACTAGTGCTGTAATGAGCCAGCATCGGAACAATTTTACCACCCCCACTAAATTTGTCAATGAATTGCTCAGGGCAGcttgaaaaaaaattctacttAAGAGCCACAATTAAAAACACTCTTATTACAGAATAGTCTTGAATTCTGTTGGCATGACAGTTAAATGAACATAGATTCTCTTTGGAACTAGGCATTACAAATTTTTAGCGATTGTACATTCTCTATTTAATGTGTCCATTAATCATTATGttaattcttttttaaatgtgaaataaatgtcTTAAAGGATGCATACATTCTTGTGTTATGACATTTTTCAGGAACTTCAATAAAAGAATGTTCTCAAAATattcttgttgttttttcttaGAAGACTAAGGGCTGGAATACACCACATAACTGCATTTACACAGATTTTTTACCTCTATTCGGACAAGTTTTGAAAATCATTTTGCATGTTTTGGGCAGTCAGAAATGACAGATTTCACTAAATATTATGTAGTATATGACAGGCACAgttttttagcttcagactttGATTCTGTTCACCCAGAAGATGTCAAACGTGTTGACATGACGGTATTTTCATTTATCATGGTGTTTTTTGCAGGagtttgttgtttgtcatttaatgtatgatgcccagtttttctctgtaaccatttacaaagtcGGCGAGTGTGTGATGCCTGTTCTGATTTAAAAAGTCATGTGTCTTCCAGCCTTTTATATACGATAGAAATCTTAAAGGTAAATCACAGtggaattattttattcaaattaaaacattttacgtGAATACAGTATCAACAACATCAATTTCACAGGATTTGCAGTAGACTGAACACAGTGTAACAAGCATCAGACTAAATATTATCAGACTACACTGAACAATAAGGTCAAAGGAAGTCAATGTCAGTTGAAGGAAGGACATTCATGGTAAAAGGGCACTTTGCATTTGTATGAAACTTTAAAGTAATTGAGGCCTAGCAGTGTTTAAACATTGGAGCAGACAGAAAGCGCCCAGTGCTGATGTTTTATGAATGTTCTGATCGTCTCATCGTTTAGGGGTAGAGTGGCGCAGATGATGCCGTCATTGGAAGCTGGTTGCTGATAGTGATTCTCTGTCGTGTTTGACATCGTAACATTCCAATGATGGCTCTCCTGAACCTGCAGTCAACAAATACAACTAattagtaaaaaaagaaaaggaaacaaaGTGGCGTATCGCAACAAAAGTGGGACGAGGAGGCCTTACTTCTTGTTGGCGATGACATAGATGCAAGGATTGTAAAAGGTGGAGGACTTGGCAAAGAGTGGGGCAATTATGGCCATTGGAGCTGGAATCTTTTGGGGGTCACCAAATGATGCCCACAAACACACAATTGAATATGGAGACCAGGCAGCCAGGAACAtcactatcattataatggacaTCTGTTGAAAAATAAAGGAGCATTCGGGTCAAACTGAACCAGAAAGGACACAAGACCTGtcaagcagtgttattttagtcatatattttattaatatttgtaattaagTTTTCATTTCAGCTTGTTTAGTAGTTTTTGTTATGTACTTTTGACCTTTTAAAAATTTGTAtcgttttcatttatatttttatttatatatatttttattttatacctaattttagtacttaaacttgaTTTATTTAGTTGCCAAGTCGGCATttctaatttaattgtattattattattattatttatttatttattttttcctttacttattttttaagtttaagattatatttttacacatcatttttatattttattttattccagtgtAAATTCAATTAACTGTCTAggtcatatttatataaataaaattagattaaatacaaaatacataataatactgCTGGTACTACCTTGGTAACGTCCATCTGATCTGACCAATCTATGTTGACGCTGTCTAGGCAGTTACTGGCTGTGTATCTCTTCACAGTAACTGAGACGTTGTAGTAGCAGTAGAACATGACTGCCAGAGGAATGATGAAGTTGACAGTGATCACAGTCATTGTGTAGGACACAAAAGATCTGAAACCAGACAGGATTAGTCCCACTGGTAATCCCCACTCCACTTTTAAAATTCACAATCTCTGGAGAAAAGCTTTACAgaatgttaaaactgataaaaagggTCTGTCGAGCCTGTAATAGCATTCTTGACTCACGTGTCATTGTTCCTCCAGTTGATGGTGCAGGTGGCTCCTGTGGGATCGGGAGCATATCCTGCCCAACCAACGATGGGCATAGATGACCAAAACACAGCATTCAGCCAAGCAGCCACAATTATAAGCGTGTATGATACTGTTGTCAGCTTCTGTCCTGTAACAAACACTCATTAATAGATTTCCTAATGCATTTGACCCGTCtctgagtaaagaaattaacacaAATGACAGTCCTTAGTGATTCATATTTCATT encodes the following:
- the rrh gene encoding visual pigment-like receptor peropsin, encoding MIICDKEMASGFPNASAENVYGEKSAFTQTEHNIVAAYLITAGVVSLSSNIVVLLMFVKFRELRTATNAIIINLAFTDIGVAGIGYPMSAASDLHGSWKFGYTGCQIYAALNIFFGMASIGLLTVVAIDRYLSICRPDIGQKLTTVSYTLIIVAAWLNAVFWSSMPIVGWAGYAPDPTGATCTINWRNNDTSFVSYTMTVITVNFIIPLAVMFYCYYNVSVTVKRYTASNCLDSVNIDWSDQMDVTKMSIIMIVMFLAAWSPYSIVCLWASFGDPQKIPAPMAIIAPLFAKSSTFYNPCIYVIANKKFRRAIIGMLRCQTRQRITISNQLPMTASSAPLYP